The Verrucomicrobiota bacterium genome has a segment encoding these proteins:
- a CDS encoding YchJ family metal-binding protein yields MSAKPKHKPTEREESLCPCKSQKTYGACCMPYHYLKAKPETAEQLMRSRYSAYFFRRIEYLLDTTHPDTREPGLRQEIVKTMEQVSWSFLRILSTSGGGKEDKTGKVEFIADYYLEGELYELHERSRFKRFKGAWKYLDGKK; encoded by the coding sequence ATGAGTGCAAAACCTAAACACAAGCCAACCGAACGAGAGGAGTCTCTCTGCCCTTGTAAGAGCCAGAAGACCTATGGTGCTTGTTGTATGCCATATCATTATTTGAAGGCAAAGCCTGAAACAGCGGAGCAACTTATGCGTTCCAGATATAGTGCCTACTTTTTCAGGCGAATCGAATACCTGCTCGATACCACTCATCCTGATACACGCGAGCCTGGACTGCGGCAGGAAATCGTCAAAACGATGGAACAGGTCAGTTGGAGTTTCCTGAGAATTCTCAGCACCAGTGGCGGTGGGAAAGAAGACAAGACCGGGAAAGTTGAATTTATAGCTGATTACTATTTAGAGGGTGAGCTTTACGAATTGCACGAACGTTCCCGGTTCAAGCGCTTTAAGGGTGCCTGGAAGTACTTGGACGGGAAGAAGTAA
- a CDS encoding DUF58 domain-containing protein, which produces MPSDTAINPQALLAIRDLEMRARVVVEGLWSGLHRSPLQGFSVEFTEYREYSQGDDLRYLDWRALARTDKEYIKKFEDETNLRCHIVLDTSRSMLFGSLDYNKADYARSLAATLAYFLIQQRDVVGLSIFDSKVRDYLPARWRPGQLRLLLSKLQREPRGNETNLGQALEEVALLNQKRSLILIISDFLTPPSEWEKEISHLVAMRHDVRAIQILDPAELSLDFGTAAQWEDLETGKRVYIDPDVARKDYLEKLSEHQEKVKKSFDERGVSFQMASTDTPLDYVLLDMIKSGGLARKTIRANHRRSG; this is translated from the coding sequence ATGCCGTCCGACACTGCAATCAACCCACAAGCACTCCTCGCTATTCGCGATTTGGAGATGCGTGCCCGTGTGGTGGTTGAGGGTCTGTGGTCAGGACTTCACCGAAGTCCACTTCAAGGGTTCTCAGTAGAGTTTACGGAGTATAGAGAATACAGTCAGGGCGACGATCTACGTTACCTCGATTGGCGCGCCCTGGCCCGAACCGACAAGGAATACATCAAGAAGTTTGAAGATGAAACGAACCTCCGGTGTCACATAGTTCTAGATACGAGCCGTTCCATGCTCTTTGGGTCTCTGGACTACAACAAAGCCGACTATGCGCGCAGCCTGGCAGCCACTCTGGCTTATTTCCTCATCCAACAACGCGATGTGGTGGGCCTTTCTATTTTCGATAGCAAAGTACGCGACTACCTGCCGGCACGTTGGCGACCCGGACAATTACGCCTATTACTTTCCAAACTCCAACGTGAACCCCGTGGTAATGAAACCAATCTCGGTCAAGCATTGGAAGAGGTGGCACTCCTAAATCAAAAGCGAAGTCTGATCCTTATCATTTCGGATTTCCTAACACCTCCGTCCGAGTGGGAAAAGGAGATCAGCCACCTGGTAGCCATGCGCCATGATGTGCGAGCGATTCAAATTCTTGATCCAGCAGAATTATCCCTGGACTTCGGAACAGCCGCACAGTGGGAAGACCTGGAAACGGGGAAAAGGGTTTATATCGATCCTGATGTGGCACGAAAAGATTACCTGGAAAAATTGTCCGAACATCAGGAAAAGGTTAAAAAGAGTTTCGACGAACGCGGCGTTTCCTTTCAAATGGCATCCACCGATACACCGTTGGATTATGTCTTATTGGATATGATTAAGTCCGGCGGCCTGGCCCGAAAGACAATTCGCGCAAACCACAGGAGGTCGGGATGA
- a CDS encoding DUF4159 domain-containing protein, which translates to MSNRISNTTKKSINKIFLGAGLALWGVVACIPILHAQYRAAQVGIPTWEVDPEFKHDVFTFARVRYSSYGGRGGFGGGRGGGRRGGGGWDVDYPDAEMNLAFRLQQMTTMKVSPEPVVVNLDQKDLINYPFLYIVEPGAMSLSESEVTSLRKYLLNGGFLMFDDFWGENEWQNVYYEIKRVFPDRELIDLPIEHPIFHIVFDLKEKPQVPGIRAAVWNRESGITWEREDARFVHYRGIFDDEGRLMLLVCQNTDLGDGWEREGESEWYFREFAEKKAYPMGINIIFYVMTH; encoded by the coding sequence ATGAGTAACCGTATTTCCAATACAACAAAGAAATCGATAAACAAGATCTTCCTTGGAGCCGGGTTGGCCTTATGGGGGGTCGTCGCTTGCATACCTATTCTTCATGCCCAGTACAGAGCTGCCCAAGTTGGCATACCAACGTGGGAGGTTGACCCTGAATTCAAGCACGACGTATTCACGTTTGCCCGGGTGAGATACTCGTCCTACGGAGGTCGCGGAGGTTTTGGCGGCGGACGTGGAGGTGGTCGTCGTGGTGGTGGCGGTTGGGATGTAGACTACCCGGATGCGGAAATGAACCTTGCCTTTCGACTCCAACAAATGACGACCATGAAGGTCAGTCCTGAACCAGTGGTCGTAAACCTCGATCAGAAGGACCTGATCAATTACCCGTTTCTGTACATCGTTGAGCCAGGGGCCATGAGTTTGAGTGAATCGGAAGTTACTTCGTTGCGGAAATACCTGCTCAACGGAGGATTTCTCATGTTTGATGACTTCTGGGGAGAAAACGAATGGCAAAACGTTTACTACGAGATTAAACGAGTCTTCCCGGACCGGGAACTGATCGACCTACCCATCGAACACCCCATTTTTCATATTGTTTTCGACTTAAAAGAGAAGCCGCAAGTCCCTGGCATCCGTGCGGCCGTATGGAACCGTGAATCAGGCATCACCTGGGAAAGGGAGGATGCACGTTTCGTCCATTATCGTGGTATCTTCGATGATGAAGGTCGACTCATGCTGCTAGTCTGCCAAAATACAGATCTCGGCGATGGCTGGGAACGTGAAGGAGAATCGGAATGGTATTTCCGCGAATTTGCCGAAAAGAAAGCTTACCCCATGGGCATCAATATAATTTTCTACGTCATGACCCACTAA
- the rlmB gene encoding 23S rRNA (guanosine(2251)-2'-O)-methyltransferase RlmB produces the protein MARRNNRSKNPPRESKHVDINAPLPRMSEEELYEKIIELDSPTVLILDCIEDPHNLGACLRTADAVGVIAVVTPKNRAASITETVRRVASGGAESVPVVQVSNLAQSMTKMKDAGLFLIGTSDQARQDLYDLKLTGAIGIVMGSEGNGLRRLTMDTCDDLVKIPMEGNVPCLNISVATGVCLYEVVRQRKGNK, from the coding sequence ATGGCTAGAAGAAACAACAGATCGAAGAACCCCCCACGGGAAAGCAAACACGTGGATATCAACGCCCCGCTTCCCCGTATGTCGGAAGAAGAGCTCTATGAGAAAATTATCGAGCTCGATAGCCCCACCGTCCTGATACTCGATTGTATCGAAGATCCACATAACCTTGGGGCCTGTTTAAGAACTGCTGACGCAGTAGGAGTCATTGCTGTGGTTACTCCCAAGAACCGGGCCGCTTCGATCACCGAAACCGTTCGTCGTGTTGCTTCTGGCGGAGCGGAATCAGTACCTGTCGTGCAAGTCAGCAACCTGGCCCAATCGATGACCAAGATGAAAGATGCCGGGCTCTTCCTTATCGGAACTTCCGACCAAGCGAGACAAGATCTTTATGATCTCAAACTTACTGGTGCCATCGGCATCGTGATGGGATCTGAAGGAAATGGCCTAAGACGTCTGACCATGGATACTTGCGATGACCTGGTTAAAATCCCCATGGAGGGAAATGTGCCTTGCCTCAATATTTCCGTAGCGACGGGAGTATGCCTGTATGAAGTAGTTCGGCAGAGGAAGGGTAATAAATGA
- a CDS encoding transposase: MLVCATQNKTNFSLPSGNLFLPVPDTDFRDYLDELDEVLRFAPEIVAAIEQDLDIHARKKKHLRMEDRRFFESRTGDLPHLDIRQRTIVADELTLAVGRPRMPGNVVYLFLMLRGFLGSLSSKSAQRFLRESMSLHALLQERELNMPGWTTILENVNLVSLATRELILDKQIEFVLKESLDDFKESTIDSTAVKANSSWPTDGKILTGLLGRVHRLGQKLHILGLQDFRKGWVPRWLDEMDKLEFQICLSAGKPHSRGKLKKHYRKLLRKGGQAADSLRGELARLEEGLKMNSLPPSSREFLKRVLERIRNDIADAKRVVEYAADRVFHGKQLPSTEKVLSLSDGSAGYIKKGGRDPVIGYKPQLVRSKNGFVTSLMVPQGNAADSIKLVPAIRESIERTGVIAELVSTDDGYASAKGRGQLLKMGVKILSISGAKGKKLTDPQDWDSDVYRDARRNRSAVESLMFTIKDGFEFGELGRRGIDAVRNELLEKVLAYNCCRITLVRKRHLEKLKQAA; encoded by the coding sequence ATGCTAGTATGTGCGACACAAAATAAAACAAACTTTTCCCTTCCGTCGGGCAACCTTTTTTTACCGGTTCCGGACACCGACTTTCGTGATTATCTGGACGAACTGGATGAGGTGCTCCGGTTTGCCCCGGAGATTGTGGCTGCAATCGAACAGGATCTGGATATTCATGCGCGGAAGAAAAAACACTTGCGCATGGAGGACCGGAGGTTCTTTGAAAGCCGCACCGGTGATCTGCCGCATCTGGATATCAGGCAGCGCACTATCGTTGCCGATGAATTGACCCTTGCGGTGGGGCGTCCTCGGATGCCGGGAAACGTGGTGTACCTCTTCCTGATGCTTCGCGGATTTCTCGGATCATTGAGCTCCAAGAGCGCCCAGCGCTTTCTTCGCGAATCGATGAGCCTGCACGCCTTGCTGCAGGAGCGGGAATTGAATATGCCGGGATGGACAACCATTCTGGAGAACGTGAACCTGGTAAGCCTTGCCACCCGGGAGTTAATCCTGGACAAACAGATTGAGTTTGTACTGAAAGAAAGCCTCGATGACTTCAAGGAATCGACGATCGACAGCACTGCGGTGAAAGCTAACAGCAGCTGGCCCACCGACGGGAAGATACTCACCGGCCTCTTGGGCCGGGTGCATCGCCTGGGACAGAAACTCCACATCTTGGGATTGCAGGACTTTCGCAAAGGATGGGTCCCGCGCTGGCTTGATGAGATGGACAAACTGGAGTTTCAAATCTGCCTGAGCGCGGGCAAACCCCATTCACGGGGCAAGCTGAAAAAGCACTACCGCAAACTGCTAAGGAAGGGCGGGCAAGCCGCTGACTCATTGAGGGGTGAACTCGCCCGTCTCGAAGAAGGTTTGAAAATGAACTCACTGCCGCCCAGCAGCCGGGAGTTTCTGAAGCGGGTGCTGGAGCGCATCCGCAACGATATTGCCGATGCGAAGCGGGTGGTCGAGTATGCTGCGGACCGCGTGTTCCACGGCAAGCAACTCCCCTCCACCGAGAAGGTCCTGAGTCTGTCGGACGGATCGGCGGGCTATATCAAGAAGGGTGGCCGCGATCCCGTCATTGGTTACAAGCCGCAACTGGTACGCAGCAAGAACGGATTTGTCACCAGCCTGATGGTTCCCCAAGGCAACGCGGCGGACTCCATCAAGCTCGTGCCGGCTATCCGCGAATCGATTGAGCGCACCGGGGTGATTGCCGAGCTGGTCAGCACCGATGACGGATACGCTTCAGCGAAGGGCCGCGGCCAACTCCTGAAGATGGGAGTGAAGATCCTCAGCATCAGCGGAGCCAAAGGAAAGAAGCTGACTGACCCGCAGGACTGGGACAGCGATGTGTATCGCGATGCGCGGCGGAATCGCTCGGCGGTCGAGTCGCTGATGTTCACGATCAAAGATGGATTTGAATTTGGCGAACTGGGTCGCCGCGGTATCGATGCGGTGCGCAACGAACTGTTGGAAAAAGTTCTGGCCTATAACTGCTGCCGGATCACCTTGGTGCGCAAACGGCACTTGGAGAAATTGAAGCAAGCGGCCTGA
- a CDS encoding twin-arginine translocation signal domain-containing protein has translation MSNRRQFLKSCAATGAFLGLGDGGLIPGLPVLRAAESQIQTNFVRFSPDIEPLVRLLEESSRDRLLEEIAHRIKTGTSYHEVLTSLFLAGVRNIQPRPVGFKFHAVLVVHSAHLASQNSPDSDRWLPIFWALDYFKSSQARDVSEGDWILPSVDERMLPSASKALALFREAMDQWDETKADSAVAGLARSAGNEELFDIFCRYGARDFRDIGHKAIYVANAWRTLKTIGWQHAEPVLRSLAYALLEGGEDNPAQNDYEADRPGRRNLQALKEIRTGWQQGEIKPEASLELLNVLRQGSWQDASKKVIDLLNRGIDPQSIWDAHFQHAAEMMMRRPAIVALHACTTSNAMHYLYQHTNNDETRRYLLLQNSAFLTMFRRAGGVGEGISIDTFNPVEGTPSLEDVLSDVGNNRILSAQKTLAYLEQSQDPQSFIAAAQRMIYLKGNDSHDYKFSSAMLEDYRHLSPEIRARFLSSTVFWLDGHEKPDNRLVARTRAALS, from the coding sequence ATGTCCAATCGTCGGCAATTTCTTAAATCCTGTGCAGCTACTGGTGCTTTTTTGGGATTGGGAGATGGTGGATTAATTCCAGGCCTTCCTGTCCTGCGAGCGGCCGAGTCGCAAATCCAAACAAACTTCGTCCGATTCAGTCCGGATATCGAGCCGTTAGTTCGTTTACTGGAAGAGAGCTCACGTGATCGATTGTTGGAGGAGATCGCTCACCGGATTAAAACCGGAACTTCGTATCATGAAGTGCTCACATCCTTGTTTCTTGCCGGCGTGCGTAATATCCAGCCACGCCCGGTCGGGTTCAAGTTTCATGCAGTATTGGTGGTGCATTCCGCTCACCTGGCCAGTCAGAACTCCCCTGATAGTGATCGGTGGTTACCCATATTCTGGGCTCTGGACTATTTCAAATCGTCTCAGGCGCGCGATGTGTCGGAAGGTGATTGGATTTTGCCATCGGTGGATGAACGGATGCTGCCTTCCGCTTCAAAGGCTTTAGCTCTGTTTAGAGAAGCCATGGACCAGTGGGATGAAACCAAAGCGGATAGCGCTGTAGCTGGTCTGGCTCGATCGGCGGGAAACGAAGAACTATTCGATATATTTTGTCGTTATGGTGCACGTGATTTCCGGGACATCGGGCACAAGGCCATTTATGTAGCCAATGCTTGGAGGACATTAAAAACGATTGGCTGGCAACATGCTGAGCCAGTGCTGCGCTCGCTAGCATACGCGCTCCTCGAAGGCGGCGAAGATAACCCTGCCCAGAATGATTACGAGGCCGATCGACCCGGTCGAAGAAATCTTCAAGCGCTCAAAGAAATTCGAACCGGTTGGCAACAGGGAGAAATCAAGCCGGAAGCCTCGTTGGAACTTTTGAACGTTCTACGTCAGGGCAGTTGGCAGGATGCCAGCAAAAAAGTAATCGATCTGCTCAACCGTGGGATTGATCCACAATCTATTTGGGACGCCCATTTCCAGCATGCGGCTGAGATGATGATGCGGCGGCCAGCTATTGTTGCGCTGCATGCGTGTACGACTTCCAATGCCATGCACTACCTATACCAGCACACAAACAACGATGAGACCCGGCGATATTTGCTCCTGCAGAACTCGGCCTTCCTTACTATGTTTCGTCGGGCCGGAGGCGTAGGGGAGGGTATCTCAATTGACACCTTCAATCCAGTCGAGGGAACTCCAAGCCTGGAAGACGTTTTATCGGACGTAGGTAATAATAGGATACTGTCTGCGCAAAAGACGTTGGCCTACCTCGAGCAGTCTCAGGACCCGCAGTCATTTATTGCCGCCGCTCAGCGCATGATTTATCTCAAGGGCAACGATTCACATGATTATAAATTCAGTTCCGCCATGCTGGAGGATTATCGGCATCTTTCGCCAGAAATCCGGGCGCGCTTCCTTTCTTCTACCGTTTTCTGGCTGGATGGCCATGAAAAACCTGACAATAGGTTGGTGGCTCGGACCCGGGCCGCGCTAAGTTAA
- a CDS encoding BatA domain-containing protein: MSFLSPWFLLGAAAIVGPVIFHLIRRATRNKVQFSSTQFLSASPPRLQKKSNLQHPWLLLLRCLVIALLAFGFSRPFLKRDVPLLKENNQEHHTVLILDESASMRRTGQWEAAKSQLINWVEETGQDHRLSIIGVSDQVSYILSNELWEKTPSSERVPLVRSVLKDREPGWGATYLDSGIDTGLDELEQLAENTGTNAKKTIRIFSDLTNGSRLTGLAGRDWPDNCVVEFEPTVGGETRNAGLQWLGWSKIGEGPRNARLSLITTGENQTITLKAIDAVTGQLIGQQQTVYSQVGDKRLFIMEIPEDQTNPLTIQIEGDSEPFDNTFYVAPKNKREATLPFIGSQASDDPKAARFYMERAVSGWKDPKISITTAEANWEKNTASLLLIGETPTDSQARGIQTFLSNGGTALLLLTNPSQIELIESITGEAGWKSPKLSRNYGLFGTIDFEHPIFKIFADPRYNNFTNIRFWNANTLLAPDNSEARILAKFDEGPAAVVEWKVGDGSLIAWGGDWTPQASQWVLSSKFVPWFQELIEQSLGGPTLPTMAFVNESDQLAGDGEVIWTSLGSGVIDANSTKAPGLYQLGSEGESHWVALNIPHEESRIDSLPFDTWEKLGVPLEASQHLISEEISEQQAAAKNAIELEGEQKLWRWLLIGTALFLAFESLLSIKISRRGFTPAEA; the protein is encoded by the coding sequence ATGAGTTTTCTTTCTCCATGGTTTTTATTAGGTGCGGCAGCCATAGTCGGTCCTGTCATTTTTCATCTGATACGCAGAGCTACCCGAAACAAGGTGCAGTTCAGCTCGACTCAATTTTTGAGTGCATCTCCACCTCGGCTGCAAAAGAAAAGTAATCTTCAGCATCCGTGGTTGCTGCTGCTTCGGTGCCTGGTCATCGCATTACTTGCATTTGGATTTTCGCGTCCATTCCTAAAAAGGGATGTCCCCCTTTTGAAGGAAAACAATCAAGAACACCATACCGTCCTTATCCTCGACGAAAGCGCAAGTATGCGTCGAACCGGTCAATGGGAGGCGGCAAAATCACAATTAATAAACTGGGTGGAAGAGACCGGGCAAGATCACCGGTTGAGCATCATTGGTGTGTCGGATCAGGTAAGCTATATCCTTTCAAACGAACTCTGGGAGAAAACGCCTTCATCGGAAAGAGTACCCCTTGTACGCAGTGTATTAAAGGATAGGGAACCAGGCTGGGGAGCCACCTACCTCGATTCGGGAATCGACACCGGTCTGGATGAGTTGGAGCAACTCGCCGAAAATACCGGAACAAACGCAAAAAAAACCATCCGCATTTTTTCAGACCTGACTAATGGCAGTAGACTAACCGGATTGGCCGGAAGAGATTGGCCGGACAATTGCGTGGTCGAGTTTGAGCCAACCGTTGGCGGAGAAACCAGGAACGCAGGCTTACAGTGGTTAGGCTGGTCGAAGATTGGCGAAGGCCCCAGAAACGCACGCCTGAGTTTAATCACCACAGGTGAAAATCAAACCATCACTTTGAAGGCGATCGACGCGGTAACAGGTCAATTGATAGGCCAGCAACAAACAGTGTATTCCCAGGTTGGCGACAAACGATTGTTTATCATGGAAATTCCGGAAGATCAGACCAATCCACTTACCATCCAGATTGAGGGTGATTCAGAACCGTTTGATAACACCTTTTATGTGGCACCAAAAAACAAACGCGAAGCCACCCTGCCATTCATCGGTTCCCAAGCATCGGACGATCCAAAGGCCGCACGCTTCTATATGGAACGAGCCGTATCCGGCTGGAAGGATCCTAAAATCTCCATCACTACTGCCGAAGCCAATTGGGAAAAGAACACGGCATCGCTATTGCTTATCGGCGAAACACCCACCGACTCTCAGGCACGTGGGATACAAACTTTTTTATCCAACGGAGGAACCGCTCTACTCCTTTTAACGAACCCTTCTCAAATCGAACTCATAGAATCGATTACCGGAGAAGCTGGCTGGAAAAGCCCGAAGTTAAGTCGAAACTATGGACTCTTCGGAACCATAGATTTCGAGCATCCCATATTCAAGATCTTCGCCGATCCGCGCTACAATAACTTCACCAATATACGATTCTGGAATGCGAACACCCTGCTGGCTCCGGATAATTCAGAAGCGCGTATCCTTGCAAAATTTGACGAAGGCCCTGCTGCGGTGGTTGAATGGAAAGTCGGAGACGGTTCCTTAATTGCTTGGGGCGGCGACTGGACTCCTCAAGCCAGCCAATGGGTGTTATCATCAAAGTTTGTTCCTTGGTTTCAAGAATTGATCGAGCAATCGCTGGGTGGACCTACCCTACCGACCATGGCGTTCGTCAACGAATCAGATCAACTTGCCGGTGATGGCGAAGTCATTTGGACTTCACTCGGATCAGGCGTCATTGATGCCAACTCAACCAAAGCACCAGGGCTCTATCAGCTTGGCAGCGAAGGGGAATCTCATTGGGTAGCTTTAAATATTCCACATGAGGAAAGCCGAATCGACTCACTTCCTTTCGATACCTGGGAAAAACTAGGTGTGCCACTTGAGGCGAGTCAGCATCTTATATCGGAAGAAATTTCTGAACAACAAGCAGCCGCAAAAAATGCCATCGAACTGGAAGGCGAACAAAAACTCTGGCGTTGGTTACTTATTGGCACTGCTCTTTTTCTGGCCTTCGAAAGCCTCCTTTCAATCAAGATTAGCCGCAGAGGATTTACTCCAGCCGAAGCATGA
- a CDS encoding MoxR family ATPase, protein MSDTDPETEPAIEAPIEPAVEPAAVEPEIAVAKETPTAVEPTPHKKDEAAYERLQAGRERVKKELGKVIIGQEAVIDQILLALLCGGHCLLTGAPGLAKTLLVKSVAKIFQLKFKRIQFTPDLMPADITGTEILTDTPDGRILTFVKGPVFANIILADEINRTPPKTQAAMLEAMQEHQVTAAGERHVLSEPFFVLATQNPVEMEGTYPLPEAQLDRFLFNVLIDYLPEDDEVKVVQQTTARLEQPIEPVFTSEDALAFQKLVSQVPVSEEIVRYAVRLTAASRPGDKNAPDFVAGWINWGAGTRAAQALVLGGKALALWQGRAHVTADDIRKLAAPVFRHRILLNYRAEAEGITIEDVISKLIEAVPETKLKQA, encoded by the coding sequence ATGAGTGATACCGATCCCGAAACAGAACCAGCAATAGAAGCCCCAATCGAACCTGCGGTTGAACCCGCCGCCGTTGAGCCGGAAATTGCCGTAGCCAAGGAAACCCCGACTGCGGTGGAACCAACCCCTCACAAAAAAGACGAAGCCGCATACGAGCGACTACAGGCAGGCCGCGAGCGCGTAAAGAAGGAGCTGGGTAAGGTCATAATTGGGCAGGAAGCGGTCATCGACCAAATACTTCTTGCCTTACTCTGTGGCGGTCACTGCCTGCTAACCGGAGCTCCCGGTTTAGCGAAAACTCTTCTGGTAAAATCTGTCGCCAAAATCTTTCAACTGAAATTCAAACGCATTCAGTTTACGCCGGACCTGATGCCGGCCGATATCACAGGAACAGAAATCCTCACCGACACGCCTGATGGAAGGATTTTAACATTCGTTAAAGGACCGGTATTCGCAAACATAATACTGGCCGACGAAATCAATCGCACGCCTCCTAAAACCCAGGCTGCCATGCTCGAAGCGATGCAAGAGCATCAGGTAACCGCTGCGGGTGAACGCCACGTCCTGAGTGAACCGTTCTTTGTATTAGCCACCCAAAATCCGGTCGAGATGGAAGGCACCTATCCGCTTCCTGAAGCGCAGCTCGATCGATTCCTATTTAACGTCTTGATCGATTACCTACCGGAAGATGACGAAGTAAAAGTTGTTCAACAAACCACAGCGCGGCTCGAACAACCCATTGAACCGGTTTTCACCAGCGAAGACGCCCTCGCCTTTCAGAAACTGGTTAGTCAAGTGCCTGTCTCTGAAGAGATCGTACGGTACGCTGTTCGATTGACCGCCGCATCTCGCCCGGGTGACAAAAACGCACCTGACTTTGTCGCAGGTTGGATCAACTGGGGAGCCGGTACCCGCGCCGCCCAGGCCTTGGTCCTCGGAGGTAAAGCGCTCGCGCTTTGGCAGGGTCGAGCTCACGTCACAGCGGATGACATTCGCAAACTGGCAGCACCCGTTTTCCGCCACCGCATACTACTCAACTACCGGGCCGAAGCTGAGGGCATAACCATTGAAGACGTGATTTCCAAACTCATCGAAGCAGTTCCAGAAACCAAACTCAAGCAGGCTTAA
- a CDS encoding non-ribosomal peptide synthetase has protein sequence MISFEPISVAETAQSIPKRIEEQVRKHGKHLAVKTQSCGLTYNSLNLYANRIASDLLSKKVPAKSPIVILCEQGAPFIAATLGVLKAGMFYVPLEPSDRPSYLLEILQCLDASTILTDNKSSFRLNNLVQSGQRIINIEEFESGPPIENPSLQIDPDSLAYIYFTSGSTGRPKGVTDTHRNVLHNILRYTNSLKITWKDKLTLLHSPSLSACVSSQYGALLNGASVFPNRTDRDSIDTLASWLIEEEITIYHSIPLVFRFALNEFSVKSSLRMIRLEGDEAAVEDLQLFSKFCPPKCILVNGLGSTETGLCRQFFFEKDGELPTTTVPIGYPVEDMEIFVIGEDGNPVVTNQLGEIVVRSRFLSPGYWNDTERTIKSFLEDTRNPGFRIFKTGDLGRFKEDGCLEYLGRVKSGPEFQEQVSRNGSFKDSSTEQHTTPNQEIQNTDPSSPTEIILATIWVNILNCESISTNDDFLLLNGDSIKAMRMVNQINLELGIQISIKDLFLHNVFSDLVKFVESRTESSPK, from the coding sequence ATGATTTCCTTCGAGCCCATTTCAGTTGCTGAGACTGCTCAGTCCATTCCCAAACGCATTGAGGAACAAGTAAGGAAACACGGGAAACACCTCGCCGTTAAAACACAGAGTTGTGGGCTCACTTATAATTCCCTCAATCTCTACGCAAACCGCATTGCATCGGATCTACTTTCAAAAAAAGTTCCTGCCAAATCCCCAATCGTGATCCTATGCGAACAAGGAGCCCCATTTATTGCGGCTACCCTGGGGGTATTAAAGGCAGGAATGTTTTACGTGCCATTAGAGCCATCCGATCGACCATCATACCTACTTGAGATACTTCAGTGCCTGGATGCCTCCACCATTCTGACTGATAACAAAAGCTCCTTTAGGTTAAACAACCTTGTTCAATCCGGACAGAGAATTATCAATATTGAGGAATTTGAATCTGGGCCGCCAATTGAGAATCCGAGTCTCCAAATCGATCCAGATTCCTTGGCCTACATTTACTTTACGTCCGGTTCAACTGGTCGACCCAAAGGAGTCACTGACACCCATCGAAATGTTCTACACAATATTCTGAGGTATACAAACAGTTTGAAAATAACCTGGAAGGACAAACTCACCTTGCTTCATTCCCCCAGTTTAAGTGCCTGCGTTTCAAGTCAGTATGGTGCTTTGTTAAATGGTGCCAGTGTTTTCCCAAACAGGACAGATAGGGATTCCATCGACACCTTGGCGAGTTGGTTAATTGAGGAGGAGATAACCATTTATCATTCCATTCCTCTGGTATTTCGCTTTGCCCTTAATGAGTTCTCTGTAAAATCCAGTCTTCGCATGATTCGGCTCGAGGGAGATGAAGCAGCTGTCGAAGACCTGCAATTGTTTTCAAAATTTTGCCCACCAAAATGCATCCTGGTGAACGGATTAGGTTCAACCGAAACCGGATTATGCAGACAATTCTTTTTTGAAAAAGATGGGGAGCTACCAACTACAACAGTCCCTATAGGTTACCCGGTCGAAGATATGGAAATCTTCGTGATTGGTGAAGATGGCAATCCAGTGGTCACTAATCAGTTGGGAGAGATTGTTGTTCGAAGTCGTTTTCTAAGTCCCGGATATTGGAATGATACTGAAAGGACGATTAAGTCATTTCTAGAAGACACCCGTAACCCGGGATTCAGGATTTTCAAAACAGGTGATCTCGGACGATTTAAAGAGGATGGCTGTCTGGAATACCTGGGGAGGGTTAAATCAGGGCCTGAATTCCAAGAACAAGTATCAAGAAACGGATCCTTTAAGGATTCATCCACTGAACAGCATACGACCCCGAATCAGGAAATTCAAAACACAGATCCAAGCTCGCCGACGGAAATAATCCTGGCAACCATATGGGTAAACATACTGAACTGTGAATCGATCAGCACTAACGACGACTTTTTATTACTAAACGGAGATTCAATAAAAGCCATGCGCATGGTGAACCAAATAAACCTGGAGTTAGGAATTCAGATTTCGATAAAAGACCTGTTTTTGCATAACGTTTTCTCAGACCTGGTGAAGTTCGTGGAAAGTCGGACGGAATCCAGTCCAAAGTAA